The following are encoded together in the Panicum virgatum strain AP13 chromosome 6K, P.virgatum_v5, whole genome shotgun sequence genome:
- the LOC120711190 gene encoding endoglucanase 19-like, which produces MAPKTAAGRSRVLAALHLLLLAPGLAAAFNYADALAKSIIFFEGQRSGKLPPGNRMAWRGDSGLKDGAQHNVDLVGGYYDAGDNVKFGLPMAFTTTMLAWSVADMGKFMGGELPHARSAVRWGADYLLKAATSTPGTLYVQVGDPNQDHRCWERPEDMDTPRSVYAVTADRPGSDVAAETAAALAASAVAFRRADPAYSSRLLGAAERAFELADRHRGSYSDGALSPAVCPFYCSYSGYQDELLWAAAWLHRASGNASFLSYVRANGMQLGAGDDDFSFSWDDKRAGTKVLLARGFLRRRLPGMQLYKAHSDSYICSLVPGTGSFQASQFTPGGLIYRGEGGSNMQYVTTATFLLVAYARYLRSAGAAAACGGLEVAPAELAAVARRQVDYILGKNPAGTSYMVGFGGRFPRRLHHRGASMPSVRAHPARIGCDEGFRYLHGGAPDANVLVGAVVGGPDARDGFVDDRDGYGQTEPATYINAPLVGALAYFAGTAKY; this is translated from the exons ATGGCGCCAaagaccgccgccggccgctcgcgCGTCCTCGCCGCGCTCCACCTGCTGCTCCTCGCGCCGGGCCTCGCCGCGGCGTTCAACTACGCCGACGCGCTCGCCAagtccatcatcttcttcgagGGCCAGCGCTCCGGCAAGCTGCCGCCGGGCAACCGCATGGCGTGGCGCGGCGACTCCGGCCTCAAGGACGGCGCCCAGCACAAT gttgatCTGGTGGGCGGGTACTACGACGCCGGCGACAACGTCAAGTTCGGCCTGCCCATGGCGTTCACCACCACCATGCTGGCATGGAGCGTGGCGGACATGGGCAAGTTCATGGGCGGCGAACTTCCGCACGCCCGCTCCGCCGTGCGCTGGGGCGCCGACTACCTCCTCAAGGCCGCCACGTCCACCCCCGGCACGCTCTACGTCCAGGTGGGCGACCCCAACCAGGACCACCGGTGCTGGGAGCGGCCCGAGGACATGGACACCCCGCGCAGCGTCTACGCCGTCACCGCGGACCGCCCGGGCTCCGACGTCGCCGCCGAgacggccgccgcgctcgccgcctccgccgtggcCTTCCGCCGCGCGGACCCGGCCTACTCCTCCcgcctcctcggcgccgccgagcGCGCGTTCGAGCTCGCCGACCGGCACCGCGGGTCCTACAGCGACGGCGCGCTGAGCCCCGCGGTGTGCCCCTTCTACTGCTCCTACTCGGGCTACCAGGACGAGCtcctctgggcggcggcgtggctccaCCGCGCCTCCGGCAACGCGTCGTTCCTGTCCTACGTGCGCGCCAACGGGATGCagctcggcgccggcgacgacgacttctCCTTCAGCTGGGACGACAAGCGCGCCGGAACCAAGGTGCTGCTCGCCAGGGGGTTCCTCCGGCGGCGCCTCCCGGGGATGCAGCTCTACAAGGCCCACTCCGACAGCTACATCTGCTCGCTGGTGCCGGGGACCGGCAGCTTCCAGGCGTCGCAGTTCACCCCCGGCGGGCTCATCTACCGGGGGGAGGGCGGCAGCAACATGCAGTACGTGACGACGGCGACGTTCCTGCTGGTGGCGTACGCGCGGTACCTGcggtccgccggcgccgccgcggcgtgcggcggactggaggtggcgccggcggagctcgcggcggtggcgcggcggcaggtGGACTACATCCTGGGGAAGAACCCGGCGGGGACGTCGTACATGGTGGGGTTCGGCGGGCGGTTCCCGCGGCGGCTGCACCACCGCGGCGCGTCGATGCCGTCGGTGCGCGCGCACCCGGCGCGGATCGGCTGCGACGAGGGGTTCCGGTACCTGCACGGGGGCGCGCCGGACGCCAACGTGCTGGTGGGCGCCGTCGTGGGCGGGCCCGACGCGCGCGACGGCTTCGTCGACGACCGCGACGGCTATGGCCAGACCGAGCCGGCCACCTACATCAACGCGCCGCTCGTCGGAGCGCTCGCCTACTTCGCCGGCACCGCCAAGTACTGA